One genomic segment of Prochlorococcus marinus str. MIT 0919 includes these proteins:
- the nusA gene encoding transcription termination factor NusA yields the protein MALVLLPGLNNLIDDISEEKKLPAQVVETALREALLKGYERYRRTLYLGINENPFEEEYFSNFDVGLDLDEEGYRVLASKIIVDEVESEDHQIALNEVMEVAEDAQIGDTVVLDVTPEKEDFGRMAAATTKQVLAQKLRDQQRRMIQEEFADLEDPVLTARVIRFERQSVIMAVSSGLGRPEVEAELPRRDQLPNDNYRANATFKVFLKEVSEVPRRGPQLFVSRSNAGLVVYLFENEVPEIQEGSVRIVAVAREANPPTRSVGPRTKVAVDSIEREVDPVGACIGARGSRIQQVVNELRGEKIDVIRWSSDPIQYICNSLSPARVEVVRLVDPEGQHAHVLVPPDQLSLAIGREGQNVRLAARLTGWKIDIKNSQEYDQASEDAEVAELIAQREEEESLQRQAEERLEAEQAARAEEDARLRELYPLPEDDELTEGSEKEEEVDINEENYVNTDSNLPEGEEEEEVVVEAIEEVNSSEDGVR from the coding sequence ATGGCACTAGTTCTTCTCCCTGGACTCAATAACTTAATAGATGACATTAGTGAGGAGAAAAAACTCCCCGCTCAGGTCGTTGAAACCGCACTAAGAGAAGCTTTGCTGAAAGGGTATGAAAGGTACAGAAGGACACTATATCTTGGAATTAATGAGAACCCATTTGAAGAGGAGTACTTCAGTAATTTTGATGTTGGTCTAGACCTGGATGAGGAAGGATATAGAGTTTTAGCTAGTAAAATTATTGTTGACGAAGTAGAAAGTGAAGATCACCAAATCGCTTTAAATGAAGTCATGGAAGTTGCCGAAGATGCACAAATCGGTGACACAGTAGTTCTAGATGTAACCCCAGAAAAAGAAGATTTTGGGCGAATGGCAGCAGCTACTACAAAGCAAGTCCTCGCTCAAAAATTGAGAGATCAACAACGAAGAATGATCCAAGAGGAATTTGCCGATTTAGAAGACCCTGTTCTCACTGCAAGAGTGATTCGTTTCGAAAGACAATCCGTAATAATGGCTGTCAGCTCAGGGTTAGGCAGACCTGAAGTGGAAGCAGAGCTGCCCCGTAGAGATCAGCTTCCTAACGACAATTATCGCGCAAATGCAACATTTAAGGTATTTCTAAAAGAAGTTAGCGAGGTACCCAGAAGAGGGCCACAATTATTTGTAAGCAGATCTAACGCTGGTTTAGTTGTTTATTTATTTGAAAACGAAGTCCCAGAGATACAAGAAGGTTCAGTAAGAATTGTTGCTGTTGCGCGCGAAGCTAATCCCCCCACCAGATCTGTAGGGCCAAGGACGAAGGTTGCAGTAGATAGCATTGAAAGAGAAGTAGACCCTGTTGGGGCTTGCATTGGTGCAAGAGGCTCAAGAATTCAACAGGTAGTAAATGAATTACGAGGTGAAAAAATTGATGTTATTCGCTGGTCTTCAGACCCTATTCAATACATCTGCAATTCACTTAGTCCTGCAAGGGTTGAAGTGGTAAGACTTGTTGATCCTGAAGGCCAGCATGCGCATGTACTAGTACCTCCAGATCAGCTAAGCCTTGCAATTGGCCGAGAAGGTCAAAATGTCCGTCTCGCTGCAAGATTAACTGGTTGGAAGATAGATATTAAAAACTCACAAGAATATGATCAAGCTTCGGAGGATGCAGAAGTAGCGGAACTAATTGCTCAGCGAGAAGAAGAAGAAAGCCTACAAAGACAAGCCGAAGAAAGATTAGAAGCTGAACAAGCCGCTCGAGCTGAAGAAGATGCAAGGTTAAGAGAACTCTATCCTTTACCTGAAGATGATGAACTAACTGAAGGATCCGAGAAGGAAGAAGAAGTGGATATAAATGAAGAAAATTATGTAAATACGGATAGTAACTTACCTGAAGGAGAAGAAGAAGAAGAAGTAGTAGTAGAAGCAATAGAAGAAGTTAATTCTTCAGAGGATGGGGTCCGGTGA
- a CDS encoding YlxR family protein, with translation MNQRTVLRRCVACRTLFDRQKLWKVTRDFQDGIVLDKGMGRSAYICPKKECFEEALRRKRLQKALRCQVPLTVFDLLQNRLNENKHSNSEER, from the coding sequence GTGAACCAACGTACCGTCCTGCGTCGATGTGTTGCATGTCGAACTCTCTTCGACCGCCAAAAACTTTGGAAAGTGACAAGAGACTTCCAGGACGGCATAGTCCTTGATAAGGGTATGGGTCGCTCAGCCTATATATGCCCTAAGAAGGAGTGTTTCGAAGAAGCTTTACGGCGCAAACGTCTTCAAAAAGCCCTGAGATGTCAAGTGCCATTAACTGTTTTCGATCTGCTGCAAAATCGTTTGAATGAAAACAAACATTCAAACTCTGAGGAAAGATGA
- the infB gene encoding translation initiation factor IF-2 has protein sequence MTSSGKIRIYELSRDLTLDNKDVLNAAKKLSIAVKSHSSSISDEEANQIKAFLSKQKKGTISGKNKPQQQGKEILSVKKALPTPRQQNDQKINLAKKPSADSKPPKTNRIIAKPSTANPALKTSTAKTNPAITSKPKPPVQNLIQPQKPTSPSLKSTNKQVQEDRPSKTNNIPVQSKSKPPVTANQPRNLPKQKPNILGKPKSPTNKVNTPLAQKPPLPNKASTPPKRIANQPNRPIAPAPRQKQQLQKDFPRHSKPLSGNAPQKNDLGRRPFNQANNQNGQRFPKKPGQPLQKNNPVELVGAPIRRNNKPGNPKGYRDGGYRSGPPNRNNSSNNQSGQQRRDLKGPMRQQRPGPGMPSGMRKPVAPGELMQLQKPTGRSPQNPSPRRPGAPPSQRQDATKNKPTGPKQPVNRPSTATAPKKPSHRPTGSGAPRRRSDWDDAAKLEALRNKTPQKQRQKVHIIGENDDALTTETSGFAAGQDAVLLSASLARPSKPKTSQKSDSKRTVVTRKRKKESTRQRQRRRAMELRQAREAKQVRPEMIIIPEDNLTVQELADKLSVESSEIIKSLFFKGITATVTQSLDLQTIETVAEEFGVPVLQDDVEEAATKTSGMLDEADKDHLIKRPPVVTVMGHVDHGKTSLLDAIREARVASGEAGGITQHIGAYQVDINHENKKRKLTFLDTPGHEAFTAMRARGTKVTDVAVLVVAADDGVRPQTLEAISHARAAKVPIVVAINKIDKEGASPDRVKQELSEQELVAEEWGGDVVMVPVSAIKGENINKLLEMILLVSEVEDLQANPDRLAKGTVIEAHLDKAKGPVATLLVQNGTLKSGDVVAAGPVLGKVRAMVNENGDRIKAAGPSYPVEALGFNEVPSAGDEFEVYPDEKSARTVVGDRASDARATRLAQQMASRRVSLSSMSGQANEGDLKELNLILKADVQGTIEAILGSLEQLPKDEVQVRVLLSAPGEVTETDVDLAAASGAVIVSFNTSMASGAKKAADANGVDVRDYDVIYKLLEDIQLAMEGLLEPDMVEENLGEAEVRAIFTIGKSAVAGCYITNGKLQRNCRVRVKRDSQIVFEGDLDSLRRNKDVVKEVGNGFECGVGCDRFANWKEGDIIEGYKLVTQRRKLNT, from the coding sequence ATGACCAGCAGCGGCAAAATCCGAATCTATGAACTGTCTAGAGATTTAACTCTGGACAATAAAGACGTGCTGAATGCCGCGAAAAAACTCTCAATTGCTGTAAAAAGTCATAGCAGTTCAATTAGTGATGAAGAAGCAAACCAAATAAAAGCTTTTCTAAGTAAACAAAAAAAAGGAACTATCTCAGGGAAAAATAAACCACAACAGCAAGGCAAAGAAATTCTTTCGGTTAAGAAGGCACTGCCAACACCTCGGCAACAAAACGACCAAAAAATTAATTTAGCCAAAAAACCTTCTGCTGACTCAAAACCGCCAAAGACTAATCGAATAATTGCCAAACCTTCTACTGCAAACCCAGCGCTAAAAACTTCAACTGCTAAAACAAATCCTGCAATTACATCAAAACCAAAACCACCAGTTCAAAATTTAATCCAACCTCAAAAACCTACTTCACCTTCTCTGAAGAGCACTAACAAACAAGTGCAAGAAGATCGACCATCGAAAACGAACAACATACCTGTCCAATCCAAATCAAAACCTCCAGTTACAGCCAATCAGCCAAGAAATCTTCCTAAGCAAAAACCAAATATCCTTGGGAAACCAAAATCTCCAACTAATAAAGTCAATACACCTTTAGCTCAAAAGCCTCCTCTACCAAATAAAGCTAGCACTCCTCCGAAGCGAATAGCAAACCAACCTAATCGTCCTATCGCACCAGCCCCAAGACAGAAACAACAACTTCAAAAAGATTTTCCCCGTCATTCAAAACCTCTTTCTGGCAACGCTCCTCAAAAGAATGATCTAGGTCGAAGACCCTTCAATCAAGCCAATAATCAAAATGGTCAACGTTTTCCTAAAAAACCTGGTCAGCCTCTTCAAAAAAACAACCCTGTTGAACTTGTAGGAGCACCAATTAGACGAAACAATAAGCCAGGGAATCCCAAAGGGTATCGGGATGGAGGATATAGATCTGGTCCTCCAAATAGAAATAACTCCAGTAATAATCAATCAGGGCAACAAAGGAGAGACTTAAAAGGCCCTATGCGTCAACAGCGTCCAGGGCCAGGGATGCCTTCAGGGATGAGAAAACCTGTGGCACCTGGTGAATTAATGCAGCTTCAAAAACCTACTGGAAGATCACCTCAAAATCCATCGCCAAGGAGACCAGGAGCACCTCCTTCCCAAAGGCAAGATGCTACCAAAAACAAACCCACTGGGCCCAAGCAACCGGTTAATCGTCCTTCAACAGCCACTGCTCCTAAAAAGCCTTCACATAGGCCAACTGGCTCTGGTGCACCTAGAAGAAGATCTGACTGGGATGATGCTGCAAAACTAGAAGCTCTACGAAATAAAACTCCTCAAAAGCAACGACAGAAAGTACATATTATCGGTGAGAATGATGACGCCTTAACTACTGAAACAAGTGGTTTTGCAGCTGGGCAAGATGCAGTTTTATTGTCCGCCAGTCTTGCAAGACCTTCCAAGCCAAAAACCTCTCAAAAATCTGACTCAAAGAGAACTGTAGTTACAAGAAAGCGTAAAAAAGAATCTACTAGGCAAAGACAACGTAGGAGAGCTATGGAGCTACGACAAGCCCGAGAAGCGAAGCAAGTAAGACCGGAAATGATAATTATTCCAGAAGATAATCTTACAGTTCAGGAGCTCGCTGACAAATTGAGCGTTGAAAGTTCAGAGATTATTAAATCTTTATTTTTCAAAGGTATTACAGCAACAGTTACCCAATCATTAGATCTACAGACAATCGAAACAGTTGCTGAAGAGTTTGGAGTTCCAGTGTTGCAAGATGACGTAGAAGAAGCAGCAACAAAAACCTCTGGCATGCTAGATGAAGCAGATAAAGATCACCTCATCAAACGTCCGCCGGTTGTAACTGTTATGGGACATGTAGACCACGGGAAAACCAGTCTTTTAGATGCTATTCGCGAAGCGAGAGTAGCTAGTGGAGAAGCTGGAGGCATTACTCAACATATAGGTGCATATCAAGTTGACATAAATCACGAGAACAAAAAACGAAAACTAACCTTCTTAGATACTCCAGGGCATGAAGCCTTCACTGCAATGCGTGCAAGAGGTACAAAAGTAACCGATGTTGCAGTTCTAGTGGTTGCTGCAGATGATGGGGTAAGACCTCAAACCTTGGAAGCTATCAGCCATGCTCGTGCTGCCAAAGTTCCAATAGTTGTAGCAATAAATAAGATTGACAAGGAAGGAGCATCTCCTGACCGTGTTAAACAAGAATTGTCTGAACAAGAACTAGTCGCAGAAGAATGGGGTGGTGACGTTGTAATGGTTCCTGTGAGCGCAATTAAAGGAGAAAATATCAACAAGCTATTAGAAATGATTTTACTGGTAAGCGAAGTAGAAGACTTACAGGCAAATCCTGACCGCTTAGCTAAGGGTACTGTGATAGAAGCTCATCTTGATAAAGCAAAAGGACCCGTTGCAACATTACTAGTTCAAAATGGAACTCTAAAATCAGGAGATGTTGTTGCTGCTGGACCTGTTCTTGGGAAAGTACGGGCAATGGTTAATGAGAATGGTGACAGAATCAAGGCCGCAGGTCCGTCATATCCAGTCGAAGCACTTGGTTTTAATGAGGTCCCTTCAGCAGGTGATGAGTTCGAAGTGTATCCAGACGAGAAGTCTGCACGAACTGTTGTCGGTGATAGAGCATCTGATGCACGAGCCACACGACTTGCCCAACAAATGGCTTCAAGACGCGTATCACTTTCTTCCATGTCAGGCCAAGCTAATGAAGGCGATTTGAAGGAGCTGAATCTCATTCTCAAAGCTGATGTACAAGGTACGATTGAAGCGATTTTGGGCTCACTTGAACAACTACCAAAAGATGAGGTGCAAGTTCGAGTTCTCCTCTCTGCACCTGGTGAAGTTACTGAAACAGATGTAGATCTTGCTGCCGCATCCGGTGCAGTAATTGTAAGTTTCAACACTTCAATGGCCTCTGGTGCCAAAAAAGCAGCCGATGCCAATGGTGTAGATGTAAGAGATTACGATGTGATCTATAAGCTCCTGGAAGATATTCAACTTGCTATGGAAGGACTACTAGAACCAGACATGGTTGAAGAAAATCTAGGCGAAGCAGAGGTGCGAGCAATCTTTACCATTGGCAAAAGTGCTGTTGCAGGCTGTTATATCACAAATGGAAAGTTACAACGCAATTGCAGAGTCCGTGTTAAACGAGATTCACAAATAGTATTTGAAGGGGATCTAGATTCTTTACGACGCAACAAAGATGTAGTCAAAGAGGTTGGGAATGGTTTCGAATGTGGTGTAGGTTGTGATCGATTTGCCAATTGGAAGGAAGGGGACATTATTGAAGGCTATAAACTAGTAACTCAAAGACGCAAGTTAAACACTTAA
- a CDS encoding DUF3493 domain-containing protein, translating to MNLDPKVRKKLIRESKNPFYGIRRIIWFSLFASAGIGFLIMIFRLIARENVLIGDLGVQISALILFGALVFFDRRRSK from the coding sequence GTGAATTTAGATCCGAAAGTGCGAAAAAAGCTGATTAGAGAATCCAAGAATCCTTTTTACGGTATTCGCCGGATAATATGGTTTTCTTTATTTGCTTCTGCTGGGATTGGTTTCCTAATTATGATCTTTCGTTTAATTGCAAGAGAAAATGTTTTGATTGGTGATTTAGGGGTTCAGATATCTGCTTTGATTTTATTTGGAGCCCTTGTTTTTTTTGATAGGCGAAGAAGTAAATAA
- a CDS encoding photosystem II high light acclimation radical SAM protein gives MSQSKQKKSRLTEQKACNVNFGKVLIIRLPCNPIFPIGPVYLADHLHKTFPSLSQKILDLAALPVLDVERILLDVIQNFKPSLLVFSWRDIQIYAPVDGRGGNPLQYSFEAFYALNPLKRIRGALGGIRLMKSHYGELWRNTKLIKQGLKESRKYNKNAKVLIGGGAVSVFYEQLARSLPKGTIISIGEGEPLLEKILKGESIKTERCFIAGENPRSGIIHEQPNSSPKTACNYSYIASIWPQLNWYLEGGDFYVGVQTKRGCPHNCCYCVYTVVEGKQVRVNPIKEVVQEMRQLYNLGVRNFWFTDAQFIPARKYIEDAKQLLKEILQERLTGINWAAYIRADNIDNELANLMVKTGMTYFEIGITSGSQELVRKMRMGYNLKTVLDNCKLLAKAGFNDQVSVNYSFNVIDERPETIRQTIAYHRELERIFGVGKVEPAIFFIGLQPHTHLEQYGFDQGLLKPGYNPMSMMPWTARKLLWNPEPMGKIFGRICLEAFDNSPENFGRKVFELLERDYGIAPLEEALRAPLEGSRAMATAVR, from the coding sequence ATGAGCCAATCGAAGCAAAAGAAATCAAGATTAACTGAGCAAAAGGCTTGTAATGTTAACTTTGGGAAAGTCCTAATCATTAGACTGCCTTGTAATCCTATTTTCCCTATTGGTCCAGTATATCTAGCAGATCATTTACATAAAACCTTCCCTAGTCTCTCTCAGAAAATCCTCGATCTTGCCGCGCTCCCAGTTCTAGATGTTGAAAGAATCTTATTGGATGTAATCCAAAATTTCAAACCTTCATTACTTGTCTTCTCATGGAGAGACATTCAAATATACGCACCCGTTGATGGCCGAGGTGGAAACCCACTTCAATATTCATTTGAAGCTTTTTATGCATTAAATCCTCTTAAAAGAATAAGAGGTGCTTTAGGAGGCATTCGTTTAATGAAAAGTCACTATGGTGAGTTATGGCGTAATACAAAATTAATCAAGCAAGGGCTAAAAGAATCTAGAAAATATAATAAAAATGCAAAAGTACTTATAGGGGGTGGAGCAGTAAGTGTTTTTTATGAGCAACTAGCAAGATCTCTCCCAAAAGGGACAATTATTTCTATAGGTGAAGGGGAACCACTCCTGGAAAAAATACTGAAAGGAGAAAGTATTAAGACAGAAAGATGTTTCATTGCTGGAGAAAATCCTAGATCAGGAATTATTCATGAACAACCAAATAGTTCTCCAAAAACTGCATGTAACTATTCATACATTGCTTCCATTTGGCCTCAATTAAACTGGTATCTAGAGGGGGGGGATTTCTATGTAGGAGTCCAAACCAAGCGAGGCTGTCCACATAATTGTTGTTATTGCGTTTATACCGTTGTTGAAGGTAAACAAGTACGTGTAAACCCTATAAAGGAAGTTGTGCAAGAAATGCGGCAATTGTATAATTTAGGTGTTAGAAATTTTTGGTTTACAGACGCTCAATTTATTCCAGCAAGGAAATATATAGAAGATGCCAAACAACTGCTAAAAGAAATCTTGCAAGAAAGGCTAACTGGTATTAATTGGGCTGCATACATAAGAGCAGACAATATAGATAATGAATTGGCCAACCTAATGGTTAAGACAGGAATGACTTATTTTGAAATTGGCATAACGTCAGGTTCACAAGAGTTAGTTAGAAAAATGCGAATGGGTTATAACCTAAAAACAGTATTGGATAACTGCAAATTATTAGCAAAAGCTGGTTTTAATGACCAAGTTTCAGTTAACTACTCATTTAATGTTATTGACGAAAGGCCGGAGACTATTAGACAAACTATTGCTTATCATAGAGAACTTGAACGAATTTTCGGAGTAGGCAAAGTTGAACCTGCTATTTTCTTCATCGGGCTTCAACCTCATACACATTTAGAACAATATGGGTTTGATCAAGGTCTTTTAAAACCCGGCTATAACCCGATGAGCATGATGCCTTGGACTGCAAGAAAACTCCTATGGAATCCTGAGCCAATGGGGAAAATTTTTGGAAGGATCTGTCTAGAAGCTTTTGACAACTCTCCAGAAAACTTTGGAAGAAAAGTTTTTGAATTATTAGAAAGAGACTATGGAATTGCGCCTCTCGAAGAAGCATTGCGGGCACCACTTGAAGGCTCACGAGCAATGGCAACAGCAGTTCGATAA
- a CDS encoding CPBP family intramembrane glutamic endopeptidase: MNYFLQRWLKQRLFWLPTIVLLPFLYLLGWIIVQPLGFIAKDLEKDDVALIGTIITFICFLLILPIWVKTRWKVEKPWLEFGFSKIDINLFFTTLTKGMTWSLMLILVILTTIFVGGWGNWQGNFNLGVLINAISLGIGVGLAEELIFRGWLWGEMNLIFGSKWGLFIQAVIFSIAHIPFNLGAIPVIFLSIGLFLLGIVLSIRRTLDRGSLIGCIGFHGGLVGIWFLLNNGLIRLDKDYPSLLLGPGNSTPNPIGGGIAIIAFLGIICCYRTAVAIAREPSSGARNASSRGAIP, encoded by the coding sequence CTTTTTTATACCTTTTAGGCTGGATTATTGTTCAACCTTTGGGGTTCATTGCTAAAGATCTGGAAAAAGATGATGTTGCTTTAATAGGCACAATAATTACGTTTATTTGCTTCTTGCTTATTCTGCCAATTTGGGTAAAGACTCGGTGGAAAGTGGAAAAACCATGGCTTGAATTTGGCTTTTCAAAGATAGACATAAATTTATTTTTCACAACTTTGACCAAAGGTATGACTTGGTCATTAATGTTGATTTTAGTTATTTTGACAACAATTTTCGTAGGGGGATGGGGAAATTGGCAAGGTAATTTCAATTTAGGAGTGTTAATTAATGCAATTTCACTTGGTATCGGAGTTGGACTAGCAGAAGAGTTGATTTTCAGAGGCTGGCTTTGGGGTGAAATGAATTTAATTTTTGGTTCTAAATGGGGTCTTTTTATTCAAGCTGTCATTTTTAGTATTGCTCATATCCCTTTTAATCTAGGTGCCATTCCAGTCATATTTCTTTCAATTGGCCTTTTTTTACTTGGGATAGTACTTTCGATAAGAAGAACATTAGATCGAGGCTCATTAATTGGTTGTATTGGATTTCACGGAGGCTTAGTAGGTATTTGGTTTTTATTAAATAATGGCTTAATTAGGCTTGATAAAGACTATCCCTCTTTGCTTTTGGGACCAGGAAATTCAACTCCTAATCCCATAGGTGGAGGGATAGCTATCATTGCCTTCTTGGGGATAATTTGTTGTTATCGAACTGCTGTTGCCATTGCTCGTGAGCCTTCAAGTGGTGCCCGCAATGCTTCTTCGAGAGGCGCAATTCCATAG